The DNA region CCATTCTTCTGAAGGGACGTCATCTCGTCTTTCATTGCTAGCTCCCACTTGATAGAGTCATTCCCCTGCATGGCTTCACCAAAACATTCTGGCTCTCCAGCATCAGTTAACAACAAATAATTCAACGAAGGAGAATACCTTTGTGGTGCTTTCGGCGTTCTTGTAGATCTTCTCACTTGAGTTATAGGAGTTTCAATTACTGTTGTTGGCTCTTGTTCTAGCTCAACTTCTACCCCATCATCCTCGTTCTCGGGATTAATCTGGTTTCTTTTGGCTACATCACTTTCTGAAATTTCTTCCAATGCCACTCTTTCAGAAAGTTCCAACTGTTTACTTGAACTCATAGATTCTGCAGAAGACCTGTCTTTATAAAGCACACTTTCATTAAAAGTGACATTTCTGCTTCTAATGATTTTCCTGTTTTGTTCATCCCAAAACCTGTAGCCATACATATCAGACCCATaaccaataaaaaaacattttatggCCTTGGGGTCCAATTTGTCTCTCCTATCGGAGTCTATAAGAACATAAGAGACACAACCGAAGACTTTCAAATGTGAAAGACTTACCTCCTTTCCAGACCATACCTCTTCAGGCAACTGATAATCCAAAGGAACAGATGGTCCCCGATTTATCAGGTAAGCTGCTGTATTAATGGCATCTGGCCAAAACATTTTTGGCAACCCGGACTGGATTCGCATACATCTAGCCCTTTCGTTCAAGGTCCTGTTCATTCTTTCCGCTACACCATTTTGCTCAGGTGTACCTGGTATTGTCTTGATCATTctgatcccattttctgaacaaaACTTTTTGAACTCCTGGCTGTCATACTCCCCGCCATTATCAGATTTCAGACTCTTAATCTTCAAGCAAGTCTGATTTTCAACTTCTGTTTTCCACCTTTTAAACACATAAAACACATCAGATTTACTTTTGAGAAAATAAACCCATACCTTTCTTATTGAGTCGTCTATGAAGGTGACATAATAGCGTGAGCCTCCAAGAGATTTCACTGGGGCTGGACCTCACACATCTGTATGCACCAGTTCgagcttttctgattttgatttcctGCCTGCTTTTGAGAAGCTAACCTTTCTCTGTTTCCCCAAAATGCAATGCTCACAAACACCAAGATCAACATGCTTCAAATTTGACACCTTACCCTTTGATGCCATGATCTTCATTCCTTTTTCACTCATGTGTccaagtctttgatgccatatagATGAGCTATTGACAGCTTCAGTTACTGCTATCATGTCCTCCTCTGCAACCATATAAAGGGAGCCTCGTTTCTTTCCTCGAGCTACAACCAGATTGCCTTTCGTTACCTTCCAAGCTCCACCCCCAAAAGTGGTGTGATAACCCTCATCATCCAACTGGCCTATAGAGATCAAATTTCTCTTTATTCCAGGGACATGTCTGACATTATGCAATGTTGAGAAGAGTCACAAGGCCATCAATTCATCGTCAAAGGTAATCTTCACTGACGATAGCTGCGAAATAATTGTATTAAAGCTATTAATGTGTTCAGTTACAGAGTTACCTTCTCCCATTTTGAGATTGAATAGACGTCGTATCAGATGTACTTTATTGGCGGCAGATGGCTTCTCGTACATATTTGATAATGCCTTCATCAGATCTGCAGTAGTCTTCTCATTCACAATGTTGAAGGCAACATTTTTAGATAGCGTCAATCTGATCACACCAAGGGCCTGTCGATCTAACAGATCCCAGTCTTCCTGCTTCATGTCGTTTGGCTTCTTCCCTGTCAAGGGTTGATACAACTTCTTTTAGTACAGATAGTCctccatctgcatcttccaaaaCCCGAAGTCTCTGCCATCGAACCTCTCGATCTTCACCTTCCCTTCTTCTAGCGCCATTGCTCCCACTTCTTCCTCTAAATTGAGGATCTATCCCACGAACCTAAAGCTCTTGATACCAGTTGTTGGGAGCaataatagaaaagagagaagagagaaagaaatatcGCACAGGAGCTTTTGGTGTGTATAATGCTTACAATGAGGTGCTTATATATAGTAGGAGTAAGTCAACTTCCTCCttattctaagcgatgtgggacttacaaatagactacataagcgatgtgggactacaaatagactacataacataacaatTTCCATGAgtgatgtggttgagggactcacacttgagggggagatttgttggaatcaagtgttagagtcaagtcccacatcagagaagtcaaggtaagagggagagtttataaggagatggacccataaacctaatgccttaaggttttgggttaagatgtggtgtccaagatctccttggtgtttccCCTCGACCTTGCCCCATGGGccctcgccgtgactctccccaacaagtggtatcagagccgatggttcgtgggaccatggtaacggctccttgtgtcgaaagtcttcctagcagtgtggctaggcagCGAGTTCCGTTGAGCAGCGAACGACGGTAcaaggtggatagcttccgcagacgggaggaccatgagtgatgtggttgagggactcacacttgagggggagatttgttggaatcaagtgttagagtcaagtcccacatcagagAAATCAAggtaagagggagagtttataaggagatggacccataaacctaatgccttaaggttttgggttaagatgtggtgtccaagatctccttggtgtttccCCTCGACTTTGCCTCATGGGccctcgccgtgactctccccaacattTCTTCACCTTTTACTATGGTACATTAGTCAATCCAGGCTTTCAGTCAAAGATAAAAGTGCAGGAATATACCCTCTCTGTTACTGCTTCGTATTAAGGACATTAGTTTGGGCAAAGAAAATCAGGAAAAGCACTTTCTGGCAAAGGGAAAATTAAAGGGAATCCACCCAGGTCAGCTCCAGTGAATAGTGACATACTATCTTATTAtcttatcttttttttcctCTCTCAAACCGAAATTGTTCCTTTCCTTTATGCCTTTTGAAGAGTCAAAGCTGTAAAATTCTATAACTAACCATTTATAATGGTAGATTCCTGCATGCCATAACCAGGCATGCCATCCACCATCCTGGAACATATTTAAAACAAAGCATTCAAATAAATGTGCTACTAGCTAGAGCCTTACTCATTTTATTTGTTGATTCTTAGACATTCAAATACTACAgataattcatatttttttttttctttatcttttttttttcacacttATTATTTTTTCCTCTAGATTTCTTACTTAAGGTATTTGTAAGGTGTCTCTGCATTGTGAGAATTTCAATgaataattttcttttcaaatatgcATATCTAAGCTACCCTTTTGGGCTTTTACCCATATCTACTTTCTTTCACGTCTTATACTATTCTCAAAGTGAAAaagaaggattttttttttaaatgcctGTCTTGGGCTGCGCATTGTTGATTAAATACCCTGCTTCTTCTGAGTGAAAGCAATTTTTCATTAGTAAGTGACACCAGCTACCAGTAACACCATGGTTAGTTTTGCATCTTAAAAAAACTTATCTTCTATTAGTTCTATATAAAACCACTAGTGATTGGAAGTTGGTAGTCACTGAAGAATGTAAAGGTGTTGAGGTTGATCCGTGCTTGAGCATGTTTATACGTGAGAGAGaaacttaattaattaaaaactgGTCACTGCTGCATTGATTCAGGGTctgtttggtgcgacgtatagtataaggcctgatagtataagacctgatagtattaggcctgatagtataagccctgataacttttttatactatccagcgtttggacatactctgtataatttaccatatcgtttaaattgatgcaattttatgtttaatgaagtattgaataatggtatataataaaaatcaaatatggagatgattataacggtggtggcggtggtgatggaagtagtggtaggttggtggtggtggtggcaatggtggtaggttggtgttggtggcggtggtggtgacagtggagataggttggaggtggtggtggcagtgatggtggtggcgatgatagggtggtggtggtggtggtggtaaggcggtggtggaggcaatggtggtggtggtggcgatagggtggtggttgtggtgtcggtggtggcaatagagtggtgacgacgattatggtggtggtggcgatagggtggtggttgtggtgtcggtggcggcggtagggcggcggcggttgtggtggcggtggcggcaacaccggtggtggcggtggtggtgatcgggtggtggcggtggtggcagcgatggtggttgtggtgttggcgacgatagagtgtggtggtggtggtaaggcggtggcggcttagtaaggtggcggcgatggtggagggtggaggcaatggtggtggtggtggtggcggcgacggtgatcgggtggtggcggtggtggtggtggtggcgacgacggtgatcgggtggaggcaatggtggtggtggtggtggcggcgacggtgatcgggtgacggcgacggtggagggtggaggcaatggtggtggtggtggtggcggtgacggtgatcgggtggcggcggtggtggtggtggtggcggcgacggtgatcgggtggtggcggtggtggtgccaatgatggtgtaagttggcagcaatagagggtggtggtgatggtgacttatacatcacaaccttatcatgccttatccatcactcacatgatggattaaataatacgtcattttaacgtataaggggactttgatggataagcttatacaatacaatgtcatcaccaaacaatggataaactcataatgtattgtataagcttatactatcatgtctaatacggcgtgccaaacgagccctcaAAGTCGTAAAACTTGCACCAACCTTGGTCAGTGTGGCAGTCGCATTGACCATATAGTTCAGGCCCCCACAACCTAACTCTGCAGCACAGAAATACACATGCATGGAGTGAGTGATACACAGATGAGACCAGAGAACTGACAAATACAACAAATGGAACACAACATATTCTCGTTAAAACTTTTTGCCAATGTTATAATGTTATTTATCAATTGTTTcacacagagagagagagagatttatAATACTGATTTGTATATTAAGTTTCTAGAGATATTCTAGCTACGTCAGGTTAAAAACATTAGTTAAACTATCAAGTTGACACGTGACGTGAAGTTAATACTACGACTTCTATGTCTTAGGGGTTTACCTTATGCACATTTTGTTCAAGGTTGCACAACACATGTATGAACCCCTCTATCATAGGTTCATCCATCTCAGAATATAATTGTTGATCGATGTGTCATTAATTAACTTAATAGCTTAAAGTTTTGGAATAATTAGTTTATGCATGTTATTAGAATATCTATGAAAGTGATATAGAGTTCGATTATTAATGTTATCTttaattcttctaataaaaaaaagtttaaatttCAGCATATGATAAGTGGACTTGCACATTGTTCACGCTTCAAGTCTAAATAAGTTGTAGCTTGAGAGAACGTATTAGAAATATAATCATTCATTTATCCCTTTTCCAACAACTTAATTAACTTTTGGAATAATTAGTTCCTTCAAAAaggctttttttttaaaataaattatattaggACCCACCCCCaaattcttccacctcctctCTACCAGACCACCACCCTCTTCACCCTCAAGCTTCTTCTTACCTTTTGCCCCAACCACCTCCACTAATCCCTCTTCATCCTTTGCCACTGCCACCTACCTTCGCAAGAGTTTCCCGTTATCACCACCCCCACCATCTGAAATCTAGCAAGAATTAAACTTTCCAAGCCTCACCATGCATCACGAAAGAACCCAACCATACTATAAATTGAACCTTCCAGACCATCATTCTCGTCGTGCTTGCTTTCTTGGGCAAGACTGTCGTCCCTGCATTGGAGAGAAATAGCGTGAGGACAAGACCGTTGGAACGACGACATGGAAGTTGTAGCTCAAGCGCAACAGAATGATGGTATGAGGAACAAAATCGTGGTAGGGTTGCAGTTCAAAGGAGGCCTAGGGGTTGAAAGGAGGCTCGAGGGTGAAGAGGTGGTGGTCCAACAAGGTTGATGGTTGAAGGAAGGAGCTGCGAGTGAAGGGAAAACTCCACATTAGGCTAATGAGAACAAATCACAAGTCGAACAGATATCACATCTTTTATCCTAAACCTTTGAGGCATTGGATGTACGAGTTCTTTCTATTCACAAGACTCGAACCTGAGACGCCTGCTTAAACTATAACAACCTCGTGTCAGTTGATCTACGCGCTTGGTGATATaagatttttttatacatcgaaaaaataaattgcactctCTAATGATTGATCTCTTGACCTCCCTCACCCAACCTTCAtatcccctaactcttaccacttgaataATAATGAATTTAtagaatatttaaaaaaattcaataaaatatgGGATTTAACATTTTTACACTACCAATATATAGTTATTAAATGTCAATTATAATGAATAAAAAGTGCATAATATTAAGGCCAATTATATTTCCATTTGTTTAGCGACAAAAACTGAAACCTCATTAATAAATTCCGGATTTAATACATTTTTAGGTGATTTTTCATAACTATacaattttagggttttagtttttgtttaagAAATCGTAGTTAAAAAATTGCTATTAGTTCCCATGAAAAGTCTTAGaaaaggagaaagaaagaagataaaagaaaaGACAGAACATGTCAGAATTTGAATATATAATTTACTTTCCATGctttatttatcatttataaaATAAGATGCAAGGAAAATTGTATTTAAAAAGGTTTAAAAAGTAAgtagtaaaatataaaaatgtctaaaattttatttaattttttgtcttttttcttGAAATCTTTTTTGTCAAAGATTCGTCAAATTTCATTGATAAGaatgaatataattttataGAATGTAGTGAAGTGccattatatattatttttgttcCGAGAGTAATGCTCTAATTGGCAGGTGTGaatttttgttgtttatttttgttgaaGCCAATACTTAAAACGTTGACTGGTCAAAGACCAAAAACGAAAGCTAGTGTGGGCCTTTCCATCATAGAGTTTTCCAATCCCAATAAAACCAAGGTGCCACCTAATATGCACCCCTTTTTAGTGGTGCAACCTTGCACCACTATACCAATTGTCCATTTTATCCctgttaaaaaatattattttataaaaagaaaaaaatattggtatTACCAAGTGGATTTTGATGGGATTAATTTTTGAACAGGGGTAAAATAGACAATTAACATAGTGGTGCAAGGTtacaccactaaaaagtggtgcatattaggtagACCCTAAAACCAAAGACAATTTTGCGTTTCCAGTGTAGATCTTGGTCGCAAATACGGACAATGACTATTAATATTTGGTCACGTTGATAAAATTCTTAATTATACACATCATTCACACCAATTAAACCACATTATGAGATGTAACATATTCTCCGCATAAAACAATCATATTTAAGTCGGGTGCAAAACTTTACAAACAAAAATTTTCCCATATATAATACTCGAACCTGATACCGTACATTTTTATTCTTATATCAAAATTTGCCTTAAGTATTATAACTTCCCAAATATTACATTCATGATTCATCCTTGTCACTTGACAATCATGCTATGCCTCAACAACATTGTTTCATCAAAATTTTGTCTCCCAACCGCATCTCCTTAGTATTTCTGTGATCTCATTATAGACAACTAACAACTGTCCATGTTTCTTATTCATCCAAAACACACTCTTATCATTGAGAATGTTTCCATAACAaactaaaaaatttcaaatttcatgACTCTAAAGTAACATTAGAAAGTCCATTTGATTTGTTCCTCTTAGTTATTTGGACTATTATGCAAAGAATTTGGACATGATCCAACTGTTAACTCATCACTCTTAGAGCTCAAGCATCCAGCATCTAAAACCCCAATAGGGCTTTGAGGCATAAATGGTGCAGAAGATTTAGTGCCCAAACTAGCAGCAACTTTGATCAAGGACAAGTCTTTGATCAGTTCAAGACACTTGAGAACTCTCTCCTGCAAAATGTTAAAATACCATAACTGAAAAGTCAGAACAAACACAAAGATGATATCAATTATCAAACAATGATTATAATCAACAAAACAAGGACAAGCATAAGCAAATTTGTCATCACTCCTCACTCACTGGTTCTGTGGGAACCACCATCTCACTCACCTTCTCTACAATGTAGAAATCAGTTATGGCCTTATCAATCTCTTGATCTTGCAATTCCCTTAAAACAGAAATTGCCACTGCTGCAGCAATTTCAGAAGGCTTGAATTCCAAGAAGTCAATACCTGCAATTGATTTTTCCAACTCATTATACCTAAAAAACAATAGAGTACCACAGGAGGATCAAATGTTCAAACAGGGCAATGAGGATACCTCTGATTATGATAAGGATGAGCTGCAATGATCTTGAAATGGACGATCCTACCGGATGCTTCTCGTGATTGATCTTACCAAGGAAGTATTCAATGAAAGAACAAGGAGTTAAAGCTTGCATTTTCCATCTCAATGTGCTTAATACCAGAAGTTCCATTTTTTGAATGGTTTTAGCTTCAAACACAAACTTTGGTTCTCCAACCTATCCATTATGAATATCAATGAGAAAATTAAAGGCTATATAGCATACATGATAAAATCATACTTAACCATCT from Lotus japonicus ecotype B-129 chromosome 2, LjGifu_v1.2 includes:
- the LOC130740069 gene encoding LOW QUALITY PROTEIN: cyclin-D4-1-like (The sequence of the model RefSeq protein was modified relative to this genomic sequence to represent the inferred CDS: deleted 1 base in 1 codon): MAERFTSPTSNLLCSEDRSTCFHDDVDDDGLVGQQDHTNVSSDHHCLSQNNHGSEPFAWFMVQSDETVRVMVEKEREHLPRDDYLKRLRSGELDLSVRREALDWIWKAHAYYGFGPLSFCLSVNYLDRFLSVFELPRGVKWTVQLVAVACLSIAAKMEEVKVPQSVDLQVGEPKFVFEAKTIQKMELLVLSTLRWKMQALTPCSFIEYFLGKINHEKHPVGSSISRSLQLILIIIRGIDFLEFKPSEIAAAVAISVLRELQDQEIDKAITDFYIVEKERVLKCLELIKDLSLIKVAASLGTKSSAPFMPQSPIGVLDAGCLSSKSDELTVGSCPNSLHNSPNTKRNKSNGLSNVTLES